A single region of the Phycisphaerae bacterium RAS1 genome encodes:
- the mec gene encoding CysO-cysteine peptidase, which translates to MNRPPAISRAVLRAVVAHARRERPRECCGVLGGVSAGVRLAWPVKNIAPGACSYMLDPIESARGEREIRNAGLFVVGYYHSHPAGCLAPSEADFMSDLWPGEGPHWRLIVSPSGRVECYRLPAGRKDRALLNAAR; encoded by the coding sequence CCTGCGGGCGGTCGTGGCGCATGCCCGGCGGGAACGGCCGCGCGAATGCTGCGGCGTCCTGGGGGGAGTGTCCGCCGGGGTTCGACTCGCGTGGCCCGTGAAGAACATTGCACCCGGCGCTTGTAGCTACATGCTGGATCCAATCGAGTCGGCGAGGGGCGAGCGTGAAATTCGCAATGCCGGGCTGTTCGTGGTGGGGTACTACCACTCCCACCCGGCCGGCTGCCTGGCTCCATCGGAAGCGGATTTCATGTCCGATCTATGGCCGGGGGAAGGACCACACTGGCGGCTGATCGTGTCGCCGAGCGGAAGGGTGGAGTGCTACCGACTGCCGGCGGGACGCAAAGATCGCGCGCTGCTTAACGCGGCCCGTT